CCCGAACTGGCCCGTTCCATGGGCAAGTCGGCCCGGATCCTGAAGAGCGAGGCGCAGGCCCTCAAGTCCGACGGCAAGCCCCCCGTCGTCCACCCGGATCCGTACACGGAGGGGTCGGACGACCCGCGCGTCATCAGGGGCACCGCCACCGAGAAGCCCTGACCTCACCGAACCTCCCGCACCTCTGCCCGCCCCGCCACCCGGAGGGGTGGGCTTCGGCGTGTTCCGGCCCCGCCGGCAAGCGGAAACCCGTGCACGGGGACACGGTGGACGCACGAGACACGAACCGGAGCGAGGGGTCATGGAGAGCAAGGACGACGACGGCGGCGGACTGCGGTGTCTGGTGACGGGCGCGACGGGATACATCGGAGGACGCCTCGTACCCGAGCTCCTGGAGGCCGGTCACCGGGTGCGCTGCCTGGCGCGGACCCCGGAGAAGCTTCGTGACTACCCCTGGGCGGGCGAGGCCGAGGTGGTCCAGGGGGACGTGACCGACGCGCAGTCCCTGGGCGCGGCGATGCGCGGGATCGACGTCGCCTACTACCTGGTCCACGCCCTGGCCTCCGGGTCGGGCTTCGAGAAGACCGACCGCGATGCCGCGCGCACCTTCGGCGAGCAGGCGAAGGCGGCCGGGGTCCGGCGGATCGTGTACCTGGGCGGGCTCACTCCCGCGGACGTCCCCGAGCGGGAGCTGTCTCCGCATCTGCGCTCGCGCGCCGAGGTCGGACACATCCTGCTCGCTTCGGGCGTACCGACGGCCGTGCTCCGCGCCGCCGTCATCATCGGTTCGGGTTCGGCGTCCTTCGAGATGCTGCGTTACCTCACCGAGCGGCTGCCGGTCATGGTCACGCCGAGCTGGGTGTCGACACGGATCCAGCCGATCGCCGTGCGGGACGTCCTGCGCTACCTCGTGGGCAGCGCGCACATGCCCGCCGAGGTCAACCGCACCTTCGACATCGGCGGACCCGACGTCATGACGTACCGCGACATGATGCAGAGGTACGCCGAGGTCGCGACGCTCCGCCACCGGCTGATCCTTCCGGTGCCCATGCTGTCACCCGGCCTGTCGAGCCACTGGGTCGGTCTGGTCACCCCGGTGCCGGCGTCGATCGCCCGCCCGCTCGCGGAGTCCCTGCGCTACGAGGTCGTGTGCCACGAACACGACATCGCCGAGCACGTCCCCGACGGCCCCGGGCAGCCCTTCTCCTTCGCCACCGCTCTCTCGCTCGCACTCCAGCGGGTGCGTGAGGCGAAGGTGTCCACACGGTGGTCGTCCGCGTCCACGCCGGGCATTCCCAGCGACCCGCTCCCCACCGACCCGGACTGGGCGGGCGGAAGCCTGTACACCGATGTGCGCGAACTGGATGTGGACGCCTCCCCGGAGGCCCTGTGGCGGGTGGTCGAGGGGATCGGCGGGGTCAACGGCTGGTACTCGTTCCCCTTGGCCTGGGCGGTCAGGGGCTGGCTGGACCGGCTGGTCGGAGGAGTCGGCCTGCGCCGGGGCAGGCGGGACGCCCAGCGGCTGCGGGTCGGGGACTCCCTGGACTTCTGGCGGGTCGAGGAGATCGAGCCGGGCCGGCTGCTCCGGCTGCGCGCCGAGATGCGCCTGCCCGGCCTGGCCTGGCTGGAGATGTACGCGGAGCAGGGCAGGGACGGCCGGTCGCACTACCGGCAGCGCGCCCTCTTCCATCCGTTCGGGCTGCTCGGCCACGCATACTGGTGGAGCGTGTCCCCGTTCCACGCGGTGATCTTCGGCGGGATGGCGCGCAACATCGCGCAGGCGGCGGACCGGCAGACAAAGGGTGCACAGAAATGACCGTGGCGATCGTCCTGTTCACCTCGGACCTGCGGCTGCACGACCATCCACCGCTGCACGCGGCGCTCGCCTCGTGCGACGAGGTGGTACCGCTCTTCGTCCTGGACGACGGCGTGGAGGCAACCGGGTTCGCCGCACCGAACCGGCGAGCCTTCCTGGCCGACTGCCTCCGGGACCTGGACTCCGGACTCCGTGACCGCGGCGGGCGTCTGATCGTCCGTGAGGGCGATGTCGCCGAGGAGGTCTGCGCGATCGTCTCCGAGACGGAGGCGCGCGTGGTCCACATGGCGGCCGGGATCAGCGGCTACGCGCAGCGCCGGGAGGAGCGGCTGCGGGAGGCCCTCACCTCCGTGGGCTGCCGGCTGAGTGCGCACGACGCGGTGGTCACCGCGGTCGCGCCGGGCACGGTGGTCCCCTCGGGGGCGGGCCGGGACCATTTCGCCGTCTTCACGCCGTACTTCCGGCGCTGGTCGGGGGAAGGCCGGCGTTCACCGTTCGGAGCGCCCCGTAAGGTGCGCGTCCCGGAGGGGCCGGGCTCTGCCGCGCTCCCGTCGCGGGCCGGCACCCGGGGGCTGTCCCCCGGCCTTGCCGAGGGCGGGGAGACGGAGGGCCGCAGGCTGTTCACCGCGTGGCGCCGCAACGGGCTCGCCTCTTACGAGGACCGCCACGACGACATGGCGGGTGACGCGACCTCACGGCTGTCGCCGCACCTGCACTTCGGCACGCTCTCCCCCACCGAGCTGGTCCACCGCGCGCGCACATCGGGCGGGCCGGGAGCGGACGCCTTCGTGCGCCAGGTGTGCTGGCGGGACTTCCACCACCAGGTCCTGGCCGCCCGGCCCGCCGCCGCCCGCTCCGACTACCGTCCGAAGCAGGACCGTTGGCGTACCGGGCGGGCGGCCGAGGCCGACACGGCCGCCTGGAGGGAGGGCCGCACGGGGTATCCGGTGGTCGACGCCGCGATGCGCCAGCTGCTCCACGAGGGCTGGATGCACAACCGGGGACGGCTGCTGACGGCGAGCTTCCTGGCCAAGACCCTGTACGTGGACTGGCGGACCGGGGCACGTCATTTCCTGGAGCTGCTCGTCGACGGGGACATCGCCAACAACCAGCTCAACTGGCAGTGGGTGGCCGGTACGGGCACGGACAGCCGGCCGAACCGGGTGCTCAATCCGGTGACGCAGGCCAAGCGGTACGACCCGGACGGCGCCTACGTACGCCGCTGGGTGCCGGAACTCGGCGGGATCCCGGGGTCCGCCGTGCACGAGCCGTGGAAGCTTCCGCTGGAGGAGCGCGGCCGCTACGACTACCCGGAGCCCGTGGTGGAGCTGTCGGAGGGGCTGGCCAGGTTCAAGGAGGCGAGGGGGCTCGACTGACGGCCGCGGCCGTCCGCCCCGTCAGACCTTGCGCCAGCGGGCGTTGGCCCAGGAGAAGAGGCCGAAGGCGGCCAGGCCCAGTGCGACGAGGACGAGGAGCCAGGGACCCGCGGGGGTCTCGGTGAAGGAGCGCAGGGTGTCGTCCATGCCCTTGGCCCGGCCGGGTTCGTGCTGGACGGCGGCCGCGATCGCGAACCCGCCGGCCGTCGCGAAGACCACGCCCCGTACGGTGCCGCCGAAGACGCCGACGACGTCGACGGCCTGACGGACCCGCTTGGACATCTCGGCCGTCTTCAGGTGCTTGTGGTACTTGCGGGCGAGGGCGCGGAAGGCGATCCAGAGGCCGGCGCCCGCCACCACGGCGCCCGCGATGCCCACGATCCACTGGCCTCCCGGCCATTGGAGGGCCCGCGCGGTGACATCGTCGGTCTGCTGGTCGCTCGATCCGCTGCCGCTCCCCTTGTCACCGGCGGCGTAGGAGATCACGGAGTAGGAGACGAAGGCGTAGAAGACGAAGCGGCCGGCGGCCATGACGCGCTTCGTGGCCTTGTCGCCGTCAGGGCCTGCCTGGCCGAAAGCCGCCTCGGACAGCCGCCAGAGGGCCATGCCCGCCAGGGCGATACCGAGGGCCCAGAGCAGGACGCTTCCGAAAGGCTTCTCGGCTATCTCCGCGATGGCGCCGCCGCGGTCGGCCTGCTTGCCGCCTCCGTCGGAGAAGCCGATGCGCAGGGCGAGGATCCCGACCAGGAGGTAGATCACCCCACGCGCGACGAAGCCGGCGCGGGCTCCCACGTCCAGCGCTCGGCTCCGTGCTGCTCTTCTCGCCTGACCACGTGCGTTCATCGACAGTGCGTTCGCATTCATGCACTGCCGGATGCCCCTGAAACGGCGATCAATGCGAGGGAGCTACGCTCCCTCGGCCTCCGGGTCGCTCCGGGCGGCCTGGTCCTTGGCGCGTCGGCCGACGACGGCCGCCGCGGCGAGGGCGCTGCCCGCGAAGGCGAGGGCGACGACCCAGGGCCGGTCGAGGACGTGACAGGTGGCGTGGTCCAGGGAGTAGCGGCCGGCGCCGGTCACCCCGATCGCGGCGGCGGTGAAGCCGAGGAAGGCCGGGTACTCGTAGCCTCCGCCCATCGCGAAGAAGCCGGCCGGCGCGTGCACGGCGACGGCACCCGCCATCGTGCCTGCCGCGGCGGCGCCCGCCGCGGGGGTGGCGAGACCGAGGGCGAGCAGGAGCCCGCCACCCGCCTCGCCGAGTCCCGCGGCCAGGGCGCTGTGCTTCGGCGGGTGGAAGCCCATGGCCTCCATCGCGGCGGTGGTCCCCTCGATGCCCCCGCCACCGAACCACCCACCGAGTTTCTGGCTTCCGTGGGCCGCCAGTACGGCCCCCGTCCCCACCCGGAGCACGAGAAGTCCTACGTCACGTCGGTTGATGCAGGCCATGGGATGTCTCCCGTCGACGGGGGCGGTGCGAGGCGTTCAGCCGTACGGGTCCACTGTCTTCCGTGCCGGGGGTGAGGGCCGTTGGTGTTGGGCCATTCGTGTCACGGCCTTGCGGGGACTGCGACGCAGGTCATTGTGCAACTTGTTGCATAAGGGCCTGTGGGTGGTCTACAACTGGCTCGACGACACCTGCGAGGAGACCTCCGATGAGCCCGTACCCCACCCTGCTGAGCCCGCTCGACCTCGGATTCACGACGCTGCCGAACCGGGTGCTGATGGGATCGATGCACATCGGCCTCGAAGAGGTCGAGCGCGGTTTCGAGCGGATGGCCGCCTTCTACGCGGCCCGTGCCCGCGGCGGGGTCGGCCTCATGGTCACCGGGGGGATCGCGCCCAGCGAGCGGGCCTGCTCCTTCCCCGGCGGCGCCAAGATGACCACCGCGGCGGAGGCCGAGCAGCACGCCGAGGTCACGGCCGCGGTCCACGCGGCGGGCGGCCGGATCGCGATGCAGATCCTGCACTTCGGGCGCTACGCCCACCACCCGGACCTGGTGGCGCCCAGCGCGCTCAAGGCCCCGATCAGCGGCTTCACGCCGCACGCGCTCACCGACAACGAGGTCGAGGAGACCGTCGAGGACTTCGTCAGGGCGGCGGAGCTGGCCAGGAGCGCGGGCTACGACGGTGTCGAGATCATGGGCTCGGAGGGCTATCTGATCAACGAGTTCATCGTCGCCGCGACCAATCACCGCGAGGACCGCTGGGGCGGCTCGTACGGGAACCGCATCCGCTTCCCCGTCGAGATCGTGCGCCGCGTCCGCGAGCGCGTCGGCCCCGACTTCATCCTGATCTACCGGCTGTCCATGCTGGACCTGGTACCCGGCGGATCCACACTGGAGGAGGTCGTCCAACTCGCCCGCGAGGTGGAGGCGGCCGGCGCGACCATCATCAACACCGGTATCGGGTGGCACGAGGCGCGCATCCCGACCATCGCGACGTCCGTGCCGCGCGGCGCCTTCACCTGGGTGACGGAGAAGGTGCGGGGCGCGGTGTCCGTGCCGCTGGTGACCAGCAACCGCATCAACACCCCCGAACTGGCCGAGGAGGTCCTCGCCTCGGGCCGGGCGGACATGGTGTCGATGGCGAGGCCGTTCCTCGCCGACCCCGACTTCGTCGCCAAGGCGGCCGAGGACCGGGCCGACGCGATCAACACCTGCATCGGCTGCAACCAGGCCTGCCTGGACCACATCTTCAGTCTGCAGATCACCTCCTGCCTGGTGAATCCCCGCGCCTGCCACGAGACGGAACTGGTGCTCGCGCCGACCCGTCTCCGCAAGCGTGTCGCCGTGGTCGGCGCGGGGCCGGCGGGACTGGCGTGCGCGGTCACGGCCTCCGAGCGGGGGCACGCGGTGACGCTGTTCGACGCGGCCGACGAGATCGGCGGCCAGCTGAACGTCGCGCGCCGGGTCCCCGGCAAGGAGGAGTTCGACGAGACGCTGCGCTACTTCCGCACCCGGCTCGCCGAGGAGGGCGTGGAGCTCCGGCTCGGCGCCCGGGCCGGCTTCGCCGACCTCGACGGCTTCGACGAGGTAGTCCTGGCCACCGGGGTCGAACCCCGTGTCCCCGCGATCCCCGGCGTCGGGCATCCCAGCGTGGTCAGCTATCTGGACGTCCTGCGGGACGGCGCGGAGGTCGGTGACCGGGTGGCGGTCGTCGGGGCCGGCGGGATCGGCTTCGACGTCGCGGAGTTCCTGACCGACGGCGGTGACGGGGCGAGCCTGGACCCGGAGGTCTTCTTCCGGCAGTGGGGTGTGGACACCGGCTACGCGGACCGGGGCGGACTGCGGGCCCCGGAGCGCCCGAAGCCGGGACGCACGGTGCATCTCGTCCAGCGCAAGGCCACCAAGGTCGGGGCGGGGCTGGGGAAGACGACCGGGTGGATCCACCGCACCGAACTGCGCCACCGCGGTGTGACGATGATCGCGGGGGCGTCCTACGACCTGATCGACGACGAGGGCCTGCACCTCACCGTCGACGGCGAGCAGCACCTTCTGCCGGTCGACACCGTCGTGCTGTGCGCGGGTCAGGAGCCGCGGCGTGAGCTGTACGAGGAGCTGCGCGCGGCGGGGCGCCCGGTGCATCTGATCGGGGGCGCCGACGTGGCCGCCGAGCTGGACGCCAAGCGTGCGATCCGCCAGGGTACGGAGCTCGCCGCGGGGCTGTGAGGGACCGGTCCCGGTGTCTCTAGGATGCGGTCCATGTCACTCCCGCACGCGATCCTCACCGCCCTGCTCGAGAAGCCGTCGTCCGGTCTCGAACTGACGCGCAGGTTCGACCGGTCGATCGGCTATTTCTGGCCGTCCACGCATCAGCAGATCTACCGCGAGCTGGGAAAGCTGGAGAAGGCCGGCCACATCCGGGTCCTGCCGACCGCGCAGCCGGCACGCGGACAGCGCAAGGAGTACGAGGTGCTGCCCGCGGGCCGTGAGGCCCTCATGGCCTGGGTGTCGCTCGCCGAGGATCCCCGTCCCGTCCGTGATCCGCTGCTGCTGAGGATGCGTGCGGCCGCCGTGGTCGGTGCCCCGGGGCTCGCCGGGGAGCTGCGCAGACACCTGGCGCTGCACCGGGCGCAGCTGGCGGAGTACCTGGAGATCGAGGAGCGTGACTTCCCGCCGGAGCGGACCGCCGAAGAGGACCGGCTGCGCCGTCTGGTGCTGCGCGGGGGCATCGACCTGGAGACGTTCTGGACGGGCTGGCTGACCAGGGCGATCGACGACCTGGACGGTTCGGGCTCGTAGGAGATGTTCCGCCGTTCTCCGTCCGGCGGCCTGCACCGGGTGCCCGGCCCCGGTCAGAAGACGGGACGGAGAGCGGCGGAACATAGCGTCGCGTCCGGGGGCGGGAAGCACTGCCCGGCCCCGTGGGTTCCGCCCGCGCTCGCGGGGACTCCCCGCGTCGCTCGAACCGTCCCGGCGGGTTCGTGACGGGCCCGGGCGCCTGGGGCGACGACGAGAGGACGCATGTGATGAAGGCACGCATGGCACGTACGGGGGTCGCACTCGTGGCGGCCGCGGCGGCCGTCGTCGCGACGGGGTCGGCCGCACAGGCGGAGGCCGGGTTCTCCGCCGAGAAGTACGAGCAGGTCCAGTTCGGGATGACGTTCGACGAGGTCTGGGAGATCAGCGGCGGCGGGTCGATGTGCCACACCGGCGGCAGCCTCGGCGACTCGATCCTGTGTTACACGGAGTCGGGCGACTACGCCCCCTACGGCGGCTTCTCCTTCACCGACGAGGGCGAGCTCTGGAACAAGCGCAACGAGTACCTGTACAAGGCGAAGACCCCGTCCGTGAAGCTGTCGCACTACAACAGGACGGCCCTGGGCATGACCGAGGCCCAGCTCTGGGCCGCCGTCCCGAAGGACTCCTGCGTCTCCCAGGGCGAGAGCTACCCGAACTGGCCCGCGAAGACCGGCTTCGAGGAGAAGTACTACTGTGCGGCCGCCACCGGCCTCTTCCCGCCGTCCGCCAGTTTCCACCTCACCGACGGCATCCTGACGTACCGCTACCAGCGCAGCCTGACCTGACCGGTCGGTCACGGGATCACGGCGGCCGTCGTCAGCCCGCCGTGGTCTTCTCCCGTGCGAGGGACCGGCCCGTCCGAAGTCCTTCCGGCAGCCCGGCCGGACCCGCTCGCAGCAGCAGCGGTTCGGCGGCGGGAGGCAGGGACGGGGCGGGGCCGGAGGCGACGACGCGTGACGGGCGCCCGGGTGGGGCCGGCGCGGGGGCGGCGGACGGGCCGCCCACCTGTGCCCGGCTGAGCAGGAGTACACCCTGCCCGGCGGCCGCGGCACCGATGAGCGCCGGGAGCAGGCCCAGCAGCCCACCCTGGAGCCGTTCGCCGAGAAGGATCAGGCCGATCACGGCGGCGGCGACCGGGTTGGCGAGGGTGACCACGGCGAGCGGGGCGCCCAGCCCGCCCCGGTAGGCGGTCTGGGAGAGCATCAGCCCGCCCAGGGCGAAGAACGAGACGAGCACCGCGACGGTCACGAGCCGCCAGCTCAGGAGTGGGCCCGAGTGGTCGGTCGCGGCGACCGTGAGGGTCTGGGTCAGGGCGGACGCCACCCCGGACGTGATGCCCGAGGCCGCGGCGTGCCGGAGGCCGGGCCGGGTGCCCGGGCGGCCGAGGACGGCGACGAGTGCCATGGTGACCGCGCCGACCCCCAGGGCTTCGGGGAGGCTCAGCGTGTCGTGCGGCGAGGCGCCACCGGCGGCCAGGAGCAGCGCGGCGAGGCCGATGAGTGTGAGGAGCGTGCCGCGCCATTCCGTACGGCTGACCCGGCGGCCCGCGGACCGCGCGCCGAGCGGGACGGCGGCGACGAGCGTCAGCGCACCGAGGGGCTGGACCAGGGTGAGCGGCCCGTACTTGAGCGCGGCGACGTGCAGCAGCGCACCGCCGGCGTTCAGACCGACCGCCGACCACCAGGCTCCGCGGCCCAGCAGGCGCAGCGCTCCGGCGGAGGGGTCGGTCCGGCCGGCGAGCCGGGCCTGCGCCACCGCGGCGGCCGCGTAGGCGCCGGCGGAGACGAGGGAGAGGGTGACGGCCAGGAGCGTGGCGTTCATCGCTGAGCTCCTGACCGTGCGTAGGCGGGGGACGCGTAGTTCTGGGCGGGCACGCTCGCCCACGGCAGGTGCGCCCGCACCGGGGTGCGGGGCAGTCCGAGCGCGGCGTAGGCGACGGCGAGCAGGGCGACGACCACGATGGCGTCGAGCCAGTAGTGGTTGGCGGTGCCGACGACGACGAGCAGGGTGAGCAGCGGGTGCAGCAGCCACAGCAGGCGCCACCGCGAGCGGGTCGCGACGATCAGTCCGACGGCGACCGCCAGGGCCCAGCCGACGTGCAGTGAGGGCATGGCCGCGAACTGGTTGGCCATCGAGTCGGTCGCGGGGGTGTCCCCGTACACGGTGGGTCCGTAGACCTGCCCGGTGTCGACGAGCCCGGCGGCGTGGAGCATCCGCGGCGGGGCGAGCGGGAAGATCAGGTGCAGGGCGAGGGCGGCGCCGGTGAGGGCCGCCAGGACGCGCCGGGACCAGACGTAGTGGCGCGGGCGGCGCCAGTACAGCCAGACCAGGAAGGCGAGCGTGGCCGGGAAGTGCACGGTCGCGTAGTAGGTGTTCGCAGCCTGCACGAGCGTATGGCTGTGCAGCAGGACACCCTGTACGGCTCCCTCGCCGGGAAGTCCCAGGGCCCGCTCGAAGCTCCACACGTGTCCGGCGTTGTGGAAGGCCTCCTCGACGTGGCCGTTGGCGGCCTGCCGGCCGAGCTTGTAGACGAGGAAGAGTCCGGCTACCAGAAGCAGCTCGCGGACGAGGGGCGGTCGGGCTGAGGTGTCCGGCTCCCGCTCCGCAGGCTCGCTGCGGGTGTACATCACCCGTGCCCCTTTACTGACGGTGCGCTGTTACGACGTCGGCATGGCGAGTCCATGCCGTATCGATACGCCAGTGTACCGATACGGAAGCGTATCGGTACACGCGCGTATCGGTACACTGACGTATCGAGGGTCCCCAGCCGCACAGCCGCAGAGAGGGAAGCAGATGCCGTCGCCCGGTTCAGCCCAGGAGTCCGTGCCCACGTCACGCCGGTCGAAGATCACACCGGAGCGGGCGCAGGAGCTCTACACCGCCGTGCTGGACCTGCTGCGGGAGAGCGGTTACGACTCGCTGACGATGGAGGGCGTCGCCTCCCGCACCCGGTGCGGGAAGTCCACCCTCTACCGCCAGTGGGGCTCCAAGCCGGAGCTGGTCGTGGCCGCACTGCACGGCACCCGCAGGACCCTGCTCTCCGACATCGACACCGGCACCCTGAGCGGCGACCTGCGCGAGGCGGCCGGGGCCGTGGACGCGGCCTCGGGCCAGGACACCGCCCTGATGCACGCGCTCAGCCACGCCGCGCTGCAGAATCCCGACCTGCTCTGCGCGATGCGCTCCACCCTGATCGCACCCGCCATCACCGCGATCGACGCGATGGTCGAACGCGCGGTACGGCGCGGCGAGATCGAGGCCGACAACCCCGCGGCGGACTACGTGGCCGCCCAGGTGCTCGGCATCATGCGCGCCCGGCCCCTCCTGGAGGGCCGGTACGCGGACGACGCCTTCCTGACCCGCTTCATCGAGTGCGCGGTGCTCCCCGCACTCGGACTGCCCGTCCCCCCGCCCGCCCCCCAGGTGAGCGGGACCTGACGAACGTGGCCCGTCGTCCGAGCGGATGACGACGGACCACCCGCGCGCCGCACCGTGGGGACGGGGACGGCGCACCACCGGCCGGCCGGTGGTCCCCCCGGGGGCCACCGGCCGGCCGCATGATGTCCGGCACCCCCTCCCCCTTTTCGTCCTCTTGACGATAGGTGGTGGAACCTCTTATCGTCGTCGTGACGAGAAAGAGGGGGTCCTGACATGGCCGACATCACCCGGCGCTTCGGCTGGCGGCATCTGCGCTCCGCGCCCACCGCCCACATCCGTCACCACAAGCGCGGCAGGCTCACCCACGACGGCCCCGGTCTGAGCTTCTGGTACCGCTCGCTCTCCGCGGCACTCTCCGAGGTGCCGGTCGACGACCGGGAACTGGCGATGGCGTTCCACGCGCGTACCGCCGACTTCCAGGACGTCACCGTGCAGGCCACCGTCACCTACCGGATCAGCGACCCCGCCGTGGCCGCCACCCGGCTCGACTTCTCGGTGGACCCGGACACCGGGGTGTGGCGCGGCACGCCGCTGGAGCAGATCGCCACCCTGCTCACCGAGACCGCGCAGCAGCACACGCTGGACGTCCTGGCCCGCACCCCCCTGGCGGCCGCCCTCGTGGACGGCGTCGCCGCCGTGCGGGAACGGGTCGCCACCGGGCTCTCGGCCGAGCCCCGACTGCCGGCCACCGGCATCGACGTGGTCGCCGTGCGCGTCGTCGCCATCCGCCCCGAGGCCGAGGTCGAACGCGCCCTGCGCACCCCGGCCAGGGAACAGATCCAGCAGGAGGCCGACCGGTCGGTGTACGAACGCCGGGCGGTCGCGGTCGAGCGTGAGCGGACCATCGCCGAGAACGAGCTCGCCAGCAAGATCGAGCTCGCCCGCCGCGAGGAACAGCTGGTCGATCAGCGCGGCACGAACGCCCGCAGGGAGGCCGAGGAGAAGTCGGCCGCCGACGGGGTGCGTTCTGCTGCCGAGGCCGCCCGCACCGTACGGCTGGCCCGCGCGGAGGCGGAGGCCGCCCGAGAGGTCGGGGCGGCGCGCGCCGAGGCGCAGTCGGCCTGGCTGCGGGCGCACGCGGACGTCGACCCCGCCACGCTCCACGCCCTGGCAGCGACACGGCTGGCCGAGAACCTGCCCCGCATCGACAGCCTCACCCTCTCCCCCGACGTCCTGACGGGCCTGCTCGCCCGGCTCGGCAGGCCGGAGCCGGAGGCGCGGGCGTGAGTCTGGCCCCGCGTGCGGTGCTGGTGCACCGCACGACCGAGTACGAGGAGCTCCTGGCGCGGCACGGGACCCACGGGCAGGCCGCGTTCGTGCTGGCCGGGCGCGGCCGGTCCGTCGACGAGGTGGCCGAGCGTCACCGGCGCAACGAACAGGCGCTCGCCGAGGTGGCCGCCGCCGTGCCGTTGCGGTGGCGCCGCAGCCGGGTGGAGCGGGCCGACCTCGACCGCTTCCTGTTCGGGCCGGAGGACGTGGTCGTCGTGGTCGGGCAGGACGGACTGGTCGCGAACGCCGCGAAGTACCTGTCCGGCCAGCCGGTGGTGGGCATCGACACGGACCCGGGCCGCAATCCCGGGGTCCTCGTACGCCACCGGGCCCGCGACACGGCGGCGCTCTGCCGGGCCGCCGTGTCCCCCGGAGCGGGTGTGGACGCACTCACGATGACCGAGGCCGTCGCCGACGACACGCAGCGCCTGCTCGCCCTGAACGAGATCTACCTGGGGTCGCCCGGCCACCAGACCGCCCGCTACCGCATCGACACCCGGGGCGGACCGTCCGCCGGCGAGTCCCAGGCGTCCTCGGGCGTGCTGGTCGGCACGGGGACCGGGTCCACCGGCTGGCTGCGTTCCCTATGGCTGGAGCGCGGCAGCCCGCTGCCGCTGCCGGCCCCCTCGGACCGCCGGCTGATCTGGTTCGTGCGCGAGGCCTGGCCCTCCCCGGCCACCGGCACCTCGACGGTCGCGGGTGAGCTGGGGCCGCGGGAGAGCCTGAGGCTCACCGTCGAGTCGGACCGGATGGTGGTGTTCGGCGACGGGATGGAGTCCGACGCACTGGAGTTGACGTGGGGTCAGTCCATCCGGCTGGGCGTCTCGGACACCACGCTCAATCTGGTGACGTGAGCACCGTGTGAGGATGGCGGGGTCCGCACGACCCCGTATCCGAACAGTCGGGAGCAGAGCAGCGATGACAGCCGATTCCATGGACGCCCCACCCCGGAACACCCGCCCGCCCGTCGCCCAGGCAGCGCTCGGGGTGGGTGTCGTCGTGCAGGACGGGGAGGGCAGGATCCTGCTCGGCAGGCACCACGGCGGCACCTGGGAGCTGCCCGGCGGCAAGGTCGACCCGACGCACGAGTCGGTCGCGGCGGCAGCCGCTCGCGAGCTGTGCGAGGAGACGGGGCTGCGGGTGGCGGTGGACGACGTGACCGTGTTCGCGATGGTCCACGACGTGGTGGC
The DNA window shown above is from Streptomyces sp. Alt3 and carries:
- a CDS encoding SDR family oxidoreductase, translated to MESKDDDGGGLRCLVTGATGYIGGRLVPELLEAGHRVRCLARTPEKLRDYPWAGEAEVVQGDVTDAQSLGAAMRGIDVAYYLVHALASGSGFEKTDRDAARTFGEQAKAAGVRRIVYLGGLTPADVPERELSPHLRSRAEVGHILLASGVPTAVLRAAVIIGSGSASFEMLRYLTERLPVMVTPSWVSTRIQPIAVRDVLRYLVGSAHMPAEVNRTFDIGGPDVMTYRDMMQRYAEVATLRHRLILPVPMLSPGLSSHWVGLVTPVPASIARPLAESLRYEVVCHEHDIAEHVPDGPGQPFSFATALSLALQRVREAKVSTRWSSASTPGIPSDPLPTDPDWAGGSLYTDVRELDVDASPEALWRVVEGIGGVNGWYSFPLAWAVRGWLDRLVGGVGLRRGRRDAQRLRVGDSLDFWRVEEIEPGRLLRLRAEMRLPGLAWLEMYAEQGRDGRSHYRQRALFHPFGLLGHAYWWSVSPFHAVIFGGMARNIAQAADRQTKGAQK
- a CDS encoding NADPH-dependent 2,4-dienoyl-CoA reductase, which gives rise to MSPYPTLLSPLDLGFTTLPNRVLMGSMHIGLEEVERGFERMAAFYAARARGGVGLMVTGGIAPSERACSFPGGAKMTTAAEAEQHAEVTAAVHAAGGRIAMQILHFGRYAHHPDLVAPSALKAPISGFTPHALTDNEVEETVEDFVRAAELARSAGYDGVEIMGSEGYLINEFIVAATNHREDRWGGSYGNRIRFPVEIVRRVRERVGPDFILIYRLSMLDLVPGGSTLEEVVQLAREVEAAGATIINTGIGWHEARIPTIATSVPRGAFTWVTEKVRGAVSVPLVTSNRINTPELAEEVLASGRADMVSMARPFLADPDFVAKAAEDRADAINTCIGCNQACLDHIFSLQITSCLVNPRACHETELVLAPTRLRKRVAVVGAGPAGLACAVTASERGHAVTLFDAADEIGGQLNVARRVPGKEEFDETLRYFRTRLAEEGVELRLGARAGFADLDGFDEVVLATGVEPRVPAIPGVGHPSVVSYLDVLRDGAEVGDRVAVVGAGGIGFDVAEFLTDGGDGASLDPEVFFRQWGVDTGYADRGGLRAPERPKPGRTVHLVQRKATKVGAGLGKTTGWIHRTELRHRGVTMIAGASYDLIDDEGLHLTVDGEQHLLPVDTVVLCAGQEPRRELYEELRAAGRPVHLIGGADVAAELDAKRAIRQGTELAAGL
- a CDS encoding DUF1206 domain-containing protein, with the protein product MNANALSMNARGQARRAARSRALDVGARAGFVARGVIYLLVGILALRIGFSDGGGKQADRGGAIAEIAEKPFGSVLLWALGIALAGMALWRLSEAAFGQAGPDGDKATKRVMAAGRFVFYAFVSYSVISYAAGDKGSGSGSSDQQTDDVTARALQWPGGQWIVGIAGAVVAGAGLWIAFRALARKYHKHLKTAEMSKRVRQAVDVVGVFGGTVRGVVFATAGGFAIAAAVQHEPGRAKGMDDTLRSFTETPAGPWLLVLVALGLAAFGLFSWANARWRKV
- the tatA gene encoding twin-arginine translocase TatA/TatE family subunit; its protein translation is MFGISEIAIFLIIAILIFGAKKLPELARSMGKSARILKSEAQALKSDGKPPVVHPDPYTEGSDDPRVIRGTATEKP
- a CDS encoding PadR family transcriptional regulator, translating into MSLPHAILTALLEKPSSGLELTRRFDRSIGYFWPSTHQQIYRELGKLEKAGHIRVLPTAQPARGQRKEYEVLPAGREALMAWVSLAEDPRPVRDPLLLRMRAAAVVGAPGLAGELRRHLALHRAQLAEYLEIEERDFPPERTAEEDRLRRLVLRGGIDLETFWTGWLTRAIDDLDGSGS
- a CDS encoding cryptochrome/photolyase family protein; its protein translation is MTVAIVLFTSDLRLHDHPPLHAALASCDEVVPLFVLDDGVEATGFAAPNRRAFLADCLRDLDSGLRDRGGRLIVREGDVAEEVCAIVSETEARVVHMAAGISGYAQRREERLREALTSVGCRLSAHDAVVTAVAPGTVVPSGAGRDHFAVFTPYFRRWSGEGRRSPFGAPRKVRVPEGPGSAALPSRAGTRGLSPGLAEGGETEGRRLFTAWRRNGLASYEDRHDDMAGDATSRLSPHLHFGTLSPTELVHRARTSGGPGADAFVRQVCWRDFHHQVLAARPAAARSDYRPKQDRWRTGRAAEADTAAWREGRTGYPVVDAAMRQLLHEGWMHNRGRLLTASFLAKTLYVDWRTGARHFLELLVDGDIANNQLNWQWVAGTGTDSRPNRVLNPVTQAKRYDPDGAYVRRWVPELGGIPGSAVHEPWKLPLEERGRYDYPEPVVELSEGLARFKEARGLD
- a CDS encoding DoxX family protein, whose product is MACINRRDVGLLVLRVGTGAVLAAHGSQKLGGWFGGGGIEGTTAAMEAMGFHPPKHSALAAGLGEAGGGLLLALGLATPAAGAAAAGTMAGAVAVHAPAGFFAMGGGYEYPAFLGFTAAAIGVTGAGRYSLDHATCHVLDRPWVVALAFAGSALAAAAVVGRRAKDQAARSDPEAEGA